A genomic window from Aquila chrysaetos chrysaetos chromosome 9, bAquChr1.4, whole genome shotgun sequence includes:
- the RBL2 gene encoding retinoblastoma-like protein 2 isoform X1 codes for MPGEEEDEAESGAGGGAAAPSPSPPAEEGDTRQRYEELCSSLNMDERARSEAWLSYQSMKRNYTLEGNDLHWLACALYVACRKAIPTVSRGTAEGNYVSLTRILRCSEQSLIEFFNKMKKWEDMANLPSQFRERTERLERNFTVSAVIFKKYEPIFQDIFRYPQEDQPRQQRGRKQRRQPCTVTEVFQFCWVLFVHAKGNFPMISDDLVNSYHLLLCALDLVYGNALQCPNRKELLNPNFKGLPDDFHSKDYKVSSDPPCIIEKLCSLHYGLVLEAKGIKEHFWKPYIRKLFDKKLLKGKDENLTGFLDPGNFGDSFKAINKAYEEYVLSVGNLDERIFLGEDADEEIGTLTRCLNTTSGMETAERVQVKHNLQQHFDRSKSLRITTPLTGRKYIKESNPYVTPVSIATYSLSRLHTMLAGLKNAPSENLEQILRACSRDPSQSIANRVKEMYEVYCQSMQSEGEFSNFSKDVASKHFRRAEVLYYKVLESVIEQERRRLGDTDLSAILEQDVFHRSLLACCLEIITFTYKPPGNFPFITEIFDIPVYHFYKVIEVFIRAEDGLCREVVKHLNHIEEQILESMAWKQESILWDRIRDNENKVPSCEEVMPPHYFERSAANSVVGSPLTPRRINEVRAETGGLGKGLSSSPTTLYDRYSSPTANPTRRRLFVDNDNTSDSGTPVRVSQQPVVNTVPVQNMNPEAMSVTPVPGQTLVTVATATVTANNGQTVTIPVQGIANENGGITFFPVQVNVGTQPQAVSGPIQPLSAQTLAGTLNTQMTGATLQLPGQLTVQQISPAEQRQTQQFTTAMSIRPRKMGSLSLFFRKVYHLASVRLRDLCVKLDISDELRKKIWTCFEYSLVHCPEIMMDRHLDQLLMCAIYVMAKVTKEDRSFQNIMRCYRTQPQAKSHVYRSVLIKGRRRRRRSGSSDSSSQQNSPTDRSKERNKERTSRDSSPVMRSSSTLPVPHPNSAPPTPTRLTGANSDTEEEERGDLIQFYNNMYIEQIKEFALKYTSNATDSPPLSPYPFVRIGSPRRIQLSQNHPVYISPHKNEPTLSPREKIFYYFSSSPSKRLKEINSMVRTGETPTKKRGILLEDGTEAPAKRICQENHTALLRRLQDVANDRGSH; via the exons ATGCCgggcgaggaggaggacgaggcCGAgtcgggggccggggggggtgccgccgccccctccccctcGCCGCCGGCCGAGGAGGGGGACACCCGGCAGCGCTACGAGGAGCTGTGCAGCAGCCTCAACATGGACGAGCGCGCCCGCTCCGAGGCCTGGCTCAGCTACCAGAGCATGAAGCGCAACTATACCCTGGAG GGGAACGATCTGCATTGGCTGGCGTGTGCCTTGTATGTGGCTTGTAGAAAAGCAATTCCAACTGTGAGCAGAGGGACAGCTGAGGGAAATTACGTATCTTTAACCAGAATTTTGCGCTGTTCAGAACAAag CTTGATCGAGTTTTTTAACAAGATGAAAAAGTGGGAAGACATGGCAAATCTACCCTCCCAATTCAGAGAACGAACTGAGAGATTAGAGAGAAACTTTACAGtttctgcagtaatttttaagAAGTATGAGCCCATTTTTCAGGATATTTTCAGATATCCTCAAGAAGATCAACCTCGtcaacagagaggaagaaaacagag acgACAACCATGTACTGTGACTgaagttttccagttttgttgGGTGCTCTTTGTTCATGCAAAAG GTAATTTTCCTATGATCAGTGATGACTTGGTCAATTCCTACCATCTCTTGTTATGTGCTTTGGATCTAGTGTATGGAAATGCTCTCCAGTGTCCTAATCGTAAAGAACTTCTGAATCCTAATTTTAAAG GTCTACCTGATGACTTTCATAGTAAGGATTATAAAGTGTCATCTGATCCTCCCTGCATCATTGAAAAACTGTGTTCATTACATTATGGATTAGTTTTAGAAGCAAAAGGCATAAAGGAACACTTTTGGAAGCCATATATTCGGAAACTTTTTGACAAAAAG cttttaaaaggaaaagatgaaaatctgaCTGGATTTCTAGATCCTGGGAACTTTGGAGATAGCTT CAAAGCTATCAACAAGGCCTACGAGGAGTATGTTTTGTCAGTAGGAAATCTTGATGAGCGAATATTTCTTGGGGAGGATGCAGATGAAGAAATTGGAACTCTTACAAGGTGCTTAAATACAACTTCAGGAatggaaacagctgaaagaGTACAAGTGAAGCATAATTTGCAGCAGCACTTTGACAGG tcCAAATCACTTAGGATTACAACCCCACTTACTGGCCGCAAGTATATCAAAGAGAGCAACCCATATGTGACACCTGTTTCCATAGCAACATACAGTTTGAGCCGCCTTCATACGATGCTGGCAGGACTGAAAAATGCCCCCAGTGAAAATCTGGAGCAAATACTCAG ggcatGTTCCAGAGATCCTTCTCAATCTATTGCAAACAGAGTAAAAGAAATGTATGAAGTATACTGCCAGAGCATGCAGTCTGAAGGagaattcagtaatttttccaAAG ATGTTGCTAGTAAGCATTTTCGTCGTGCTGAGGTGCTATACTACAAGGTCTTGGAGTCAGTCATTGAGCAAGAGAGGAGGAGACTGGGAGACACTGACTTATCT GCAATACTGGAACAAGATGTGTTTCATAGATCTCTGCTGGCATGTTGCCTTGAGATAATTACCTTTACATATAAGCCACCTGGAAACTTCCCAttcatcactgaaatatttgacaTTCCAGTTTATCATTTTTATAAG GTAATTGAGGTTTTCATTAGAGCAGAGGACGGCCTTTGTCGGGAAGTAGTAAAACACCTTAATCATATTGAAGAACAGATCTTGGAAAGTATGGCATGGAAACAGGAATCCATATTGTGGGACAGAATCAgagataatgaaaacaaagttcCTAGTTGCGAAGAG gtAATGCCACCTCACTATTTTGAGAGATCTGCTGCGAACAGTGTTGTAGGTTCACCATTGACACCAAGACGAATAAATGAGGTTCGTGCTGAAACTGGAGGATTAGGAAAAG GCCTTTCATCCTCTCCCACTACCCTGTATGACAGATACAGTTCTCCTACAGCCAATCCTACAAGGAGAAGACTGTTTGTTGATAATGATAATACCTCTGACAGTGGAACTCCAGTAAGAGTTTCCCAACAGCCCGTGGTAAATACGGTGCCTGTGCAGAACATGAATCCTGAAGCAATGTCAGTAACTCCAGTGCCCGGCCAGACACTGGTTACAGTGGCAACTGCCACCGTAACAGCCAACAATGGGCAAACTGTGACAATACCAGTACAAG GTATTGCCAATGAAAATGGAGGAATAACTTTCTTCCCGGTCCAAGTAAATGTAGGTACCCAGCCTCAAGCTGTTTCTGGTCCCATTCAGCCTCTCAGTGCCCAGACTCTTGCTGGTACCCTGAACACTCAGATGACTGGGGCAACATTGCAGTTACCAGGCCAGTTAACTGTTCAGCAGATCTCTCCTGCAGAGCAAAGACAAACCCAACAATTTACCACTGCCATGTCCATCAGGCCTCGGAAGATGGGCTCACTTTCACTCTTCTTTAGAAAG GTGTATCATTTAGCTAGTGTTCGTCTGAGAGATCTCTGTGTCAAACTCGATATATCTGATGAACTGCGGAAGAAGATCTGGACATGTTTTGAGTATTCCTTGGTGCACTGCCCTGAAATCATGATGGATAGACATTTGGATCAGCTGCTGATGTGTGCCATCTATGTAATGGCTAAG GTTACTAAGGAAGACAGATCATTTCAGAATATTATGCGCTGTTATCGGACACAACCACAAGCCAAGAGTCAT gTATATCGCAGTGTCCTGAtaaaaggcaggaggagacgACGACGCTCTGGCAGCAGTGACAGCAGTAGCCAGCAGAACTCACCTACAGACAGAAgtaaagagagaaacaaagaaagaa CTAGCAGAGACTCCAGTCCAGTCATGCGAtccagcagcaccctgcctgtACCACATCCCAACAGCGCTCCCCCTACTCCAACCCGACTGACGGGTGCCAACAGTGACACTGAGGAGGAAGAGCGAGGGGACCTTATACAATTCTACAACAACATGTATATCGAGCAGATTAAAGAATTTGCTCTGAAGTATACTTCAAATGCG ACTGATTCTCCTCCGCTCTCGCCCTACCCATTTGTAAGGATTGGCTCCCCTCGCAGAATACAGCTGTCCCAGAATCACCCAGTGTACATCTCGCCACACAAAAACGAGCCTACTCTCTCTCCTCGAGAGAAAATATTCtattatttcagcagcagcccATCAAAG
- the RBL2 gene encoding retinoblastoma-like protein 2 isoform X3, producing the protein MPGEEEDEAESGAGGGAAAPSPSPPAEEGDTRQRYEELCSSLNMDERARSEAWLSYQSMKRNYTLEGNDLHWLACALYVACRKAIPTVSRGTAEGNYVSLTRILRCSEQSLIEFFNKMKKWEDMANLPSQFRERTERLERNFTVSAVIFKKYEPIFQDIFRYPQEDQPRQQRGRKQRRQPCTVTEVFQFCWVLFVHAKGNFPMISDDLVNSYHLLLCALDLVYGNALQCPNRKELLNPNFKGLPDDFHSKDYKVSSDPPCIIEKLCSLHYGLVLEAKGIKEHFWKPYIRKLFDKKLLKGKDENLTGFLDPGNFGDSFKAINKAYEEYVLSVGNLDERIFLGEDADEEIGTLTRCLNTTSGMETAERVQVKHNLQQHFDRSKSLRITTPLTGRKYIKESNPYVTPVSIATYSLSRLHTMLAGLKNAPSENLEQILRACSRDPSQSIANRVKEMYEVYCQSMQSEGEFSNFSKDVASKHFRRAEVLYYKVLESVIEQERRRLGDTDLSAILEQDVFHRSLLACCLEIITFTYKPPGNFPFITEIFDIPVYHFYKVIEVFIRAEDGLCREVVKHLNHIEEQILESMAWKQESILWDRIRDNENKVPSCEEVMPPHYFERSAANSVVGSPLTPRRINEVRAETGGLGKGLSSSPTTLYDRYSSPTANPTRRRLFVDNDNTSDSGTPVRVSQQPVVNTVPVQNMNPEAMSVTPVPGQTLVTVATATVTANNGQTVTIPVQGIANENGGITFFPVQVNVGTQPQAVSGPIQPLSAQTLAGTLNTQMTGATLQLPGQLTVQQISPAEQRQTQQFTTAMSIRPRKMGSLSLFFRKVYHLASVRLRDLCVKLDISDELRKKIWTCFEYSLVHCPEIMMDRHLDQLLMCAIYVMAKVTKEDRSFQNIMRCYRTQPQAKSHVYRSVLIKGRRRRRRSGSSDSSSQQNSPTDRSKERNKERTSRDSSPVMRSSSTLPVPHPNSAPPTPTRLTGANSDTEEEERGDLIQFYNNMYIEQIKEFALKYTSNATDSPPLSPYPFVRIGSPRRIQLSQNHPVYISPHKNEPTLSPREKIFYYFSSSPSKWGKILQMALT; encoded by the exons ATGCCgggcgaggaggaggacgaggcCGAgtcgggggccggggggggtgccgccgccccctccccctcGCCGCCGGCCGAGGAGGGGGACACCCGGCAGCGCTACGAGGAGCTGTGCAGCAGCCTCAACATGGACGAGCGCGCCCGCTCCGAGGCCTGGCTCAGCTACCAGAGCATGAAGCGCAACTATACCCTGGAG GGGAACGATCTGCATTGGCTGGCGTGTGCCTTGTATGTGGCTTGTAGAAAAGCAATTCCAACTGTGAGCAGAGGGACAGCTGAGGGAAATTACGTATCTTTAACCAGAATTTTGCGCTGTTCAGAACAAag CTTGATCGAGTTTTTTAACAAGATGAAAAAGTGGGAAGACATGGCAAATCTACCCTCCCAATTCAGAGAACGAACTGAGAGATTAGAGAGAAACTTTACAGtttctgcagtaatttttaagAAGTATGAGCCCATTTTTCAGGATATTTTCAGATATCCTCAAGAAGATCAACCTCGtcaacagagaggaagaaaacagag acgACAACCATGTACTGTGACTgaagttttccagttttgttgGGTGCTCTTTGTTCATGCAAAAG GTAATTTTCCTATGATCAGTGATGACTTGGTCAATTCCTACCATCTCTTGTTATGTGCTTTGGATCTAGTGTATGGAAATGCTCTCCAGTGTCCTAATCGTAAAGAACTTCTGAATCCTAATTTTAAAG GTCTACCTGATGACTTTCATAGTAAGGATTATAAAGTGTCATCTGATCCTCCCTGCATCATTGAAAAACTGTGTTCATTACATTATGGATTAGTTTTAGAAGCAAAAGGCATAAAGGAACACTTTTGGAAGCCATATATTCGGAAACTTTTTGACAAAAAG cttttaaaaggaaaagatgaaaatctgaCTGGATTTCTAGATCCTGGGAACTTTGGAGATAGCTT CAAAGCTATCAACAAGGCCTACGAGGAGTATGTTTTGTCAGTAGGAAATCTTGATGAGCGAATATTTCTTGGGGAGGATGCAGATGAAGAAATTGGAACTCTTACAAGGTGCTTAAATACAACTTCAGGAatggaaacagctgaaagaGTACAAGTGAAGCATAATTTGCAGCAGCACTTTGACAGG tcCAAATCACTTAGGATTACAACCCCACTTACTGGCCGCAAGTATATCAAAGAGAGCAACCCATATGTGACACCTGTTTCCATAGCAACATACAGTTTGAGCCGCCTTCATACGATGCTGGCAGGACTGAAAAATGCCCCCAGTGAAAATCTGGAGCAAATACTCAG ggcatGTTCCAGAGATCCTTCTCAATCTATTGCAAACAGAGTAAAAGAAATGTATGAAGTATACTGCCAGAGCATGCAGTCTGAAGGagaattcagtaatttttccaAAG ATGTTGCTAGTAAGCATTTTCGTCGTGCTGAGGTGCTATACTACAAGGTCTTGGAGTCAGTCATTGAGCAAGAGAGGAGGAGACTGGGAGACACTGACTTATCT GCAATACTGGAACAAGATGTGTTTCATAGATCTCTGCTGGCATGTTGCCTTGAGATAATTACCTTTACATATAAGCCACCTGGAAACTTCCCAttcatcactgaaatatttgacaTTCCAGTTTATCATTTTTATAAG GTAATTGAGGTTTTCATTAGAGCAGAGGACGGCCTTTGTCGGGAAGTAGTAAAACACCTTAATCATATTGAAGAACAGATCTTGGAAAGTATGGCATGGAAACAGGAATCCATATTGTGGGACAGAATCAgagataatgaaaacaaagttcCTAGTTGCGAAGAG gtAATGCCACCTCACTATTTTGAGAGATCTGCTGCGAACAGTGTTGTAGGTTCACCATTGACACCAAGACGAATAAATGAGGTTCGTGCTGAAACTGGAGGATTAGGAAAAG GCCTTTCATCCTCTCCCACTACCCTGTATGACAGATACAGTTCTCCTACAGCCAATCCTACAAGGAGAAGACTGTTTGTTGATAATGATAATACCTCTGACAGTGGAACTCCAGTAAGAGTTTCCCAACAGCCCGTGGTAAATACGGTGCCTGTGCAGAACATGAATCCTGAAGCAATGTCAGTAACTCCAGTGCCCGGCCAGACACTGGTTACAGTGGCAACTGCCACCGTAACAGCCAACAATGGGCAAACTGTGACAATACCAGTACAAG GTATTGCCAATGAAAATGGAGGAATAACTTTCTTCCCGGTCCAAGTAAATGTAGGTACCCAGCCTCAAGCTGTTTCTGGTCCCATTCAGCCTCTCAGTGCCCAGACTCTTGCTGGTACCCTGAACACTCAGATGACTGGGGCAACATTGCAGTTACCAGGCCAGTTAACTGTTCAGCAGATCTCTCCTGCAGAGCAAAGACAAACCCAACAATTTACCACTGCCATGTCCATCAGGCCTCGGAAGATGGGCTCACTTTCACTCTTCTTTAGAAAG GTGTATCATTTAGCTAGTGTTCGTCTGAGAGATCTCTGTGTCAAACTCGATATATCTGATGAACTGCGGAAGAAGATCTGGACATGTTTTGAGTATTCCTTGGTGCACTGCCCTGAAATCATGATGGATAGACATTTGGATCAGCTGCTGATGTGTGCCATCTATGTAATGGCTAAG GTTACTAAGGAAGACAGATCATTTCAGAATATTATGCGCTGTTATCGGACACAACCACAAGCCAAGAGTCAT gTATATCGCAGTGTCCTGAtaaaaggcaggaggagacgACGACGCTCTGGCAGCAGTGACAGCAGTAGCCAGCAGAACTCACCTACAGACAGAAgtaaagagagaaacaaagaaagaa CTAGCAGAGACTCCAGTCCAGTCATGCGAtccagcagcaccctgcctgtACCACATCCCAACAGCGCTCCCCCTACTCCAACCCGACTGACGGGTGCCAACAGTGACACTGAGGAGGAAGAGCGAGGGGACCTTATACAATTCTACAACAACATGTATATCGAGCAGATTAAAGAATTTGCTCTGAAGTATACTTCAAATGCG ACTGATTCTCCTCCGCTCTCGCCCTACCCATTTGTAAGGATTGGCTCCCCTCGCAGAATACAGCTGTCCCAGAATCACCCAGTGTACATCTCGCCACACAAAAACGAGCCTACTCTCTCTCCTCGAGAGAAAATATTCtattatttcagcagcagcccATCAAAG TGGGGAAAAATCCTCCAAATGGCCTTAACATGA
- the RBL2 gene encoding retinoblastoma-like protein 2 isoform X2, with protein MLLVTIGNGLGSTERKLEFSPKGNDLHWLACALYVACRKAIPTVSRGTAEGNYVSLTRILRCSEQSLIEFFNKMKKWEDMANLPSQFRERTERLERNFTVSAVIFKKYEPIFQDIFRYPQEDQPRQQRGRKQRRQPCTVTEVFQFCWVLFVHAKGNFPMISDDLVNSYHLLLCALDLVYGNALQCPNRKELLNPNFKGLPDDFHSKDYKVSSDPPCIIEKLCSLHYGLVLEAKGIKEHFWKPYIRKLFDKKLLKGKDENLTGFLDPGNFGDSFKAINKAYEEYVLSVGNLDERIFLGEDADEEIGTLTRCLNTTSGMETAERVQVKHNLQQHFDRSKSLRITTPLTGRKYIKESNPYVTPVSIATYSLSRLHTMLAGLKNAPSENLEQILRACSRDPSQSIANRVKEMYEVYCQSMQSEGEFSNFSKDVASKHFRRAEVLYYKVLESVIEQERRRLGDTDLSAILEQDVFHRSLLACCLEIITFTYKPPGNFPFITEIFDIPVYHFYKVIEVFIRAEDGLCREVVKHLNHIEEQILESMAWKQESILWDRIRDNENKVPSCEEVMPPHYFERSAANSVVGSPLTPRRINEVRAETGGLGKGLSSSPTTLYDRYSSPTANPTRRRLFVDNDNTSDSGTPVRVSQQPVVNTVPVQNMNPEAMSVTPVPGQTLVTVATATVTANNGQTVTIPVQGIANENGGITFFPVQVNVGTQPQAVSGPIQPLSAQTLAGTLNTQMTGATLQLPGQLTVQQISPAEQRQTQQFTTAMSIRPRKMGSLSLFFRKVYHLASVRLRDLCVKLDISDELRKKIWTCFEYSLVHCPEIMMDRHLDQLLMCAIYVMAKVTKEDRSFQNIMRCYRTQPQAKSHVYRSVLIKGRRRRRRSGSSDSSSQQNSPTDRSKERNKERTSRDSSPVMRSSSTLPVPHPNSAPPTPTRLTGANSDTEEEERGDLIQFYNNMYIEQIKEFALKYTSNATDSPPLSPYPFVRIGSPRRIQLSQNHPVYISPHKNEPTLSPREKIFYYFSSSPSKRLKEINSMVRTGETPTKKRGILLEDGTEAPAKRICQENHTALLRRLQDVANDRGSH; from the exons ATGCTGCTTGTAACCATCGGAAACGGGCtgggaagcacagaaagaaaacttgagTTTTCCCCGAAG GGGAACGATCTGCATTGGCTGGCGTGTGCCTTGTATGTGGCTTGTAGAAAAGCAATTCCAACTGTGAGCAGAGGGACAGCTGAGGGAAATTACGTATCTTTAACCAGAATTTTGCGCTGTTCAGAACAAag CTTGATCGAGTTTTTTAACAAGATGAAAAAGTGGGAAGACATGGCAAATCTACCCTCCCAATTCAGAGAACGAACTGAGAGATTAGAGAGAAACTTTACAGtttctgcagtaatttttaagAAGTATGAGCCCATTTTTCAGGATATTTTCAGATATCCTCAAGAAGATCAACCTCGtcaacagagaggaagaaaacagag acgACAACCATGTACTGTGACTgaagttttccagttttgttgGGTGCTCTTTGTTCATGCAAAAG GTAATTTTCCTATGATCAGTGATGACTTGGTCAATTCCTACCATCTCTTGTTATGTGCTTTGGATCTAGTGTATGGAAATGCTCTCCAGTGTCCTAATCGTAAAGAACTTCTGAATCCTAATTTTAAAG GTCTACCTGATGACTTTCATAGTAAGGATTATAAAGTGTCATCTGATCCTCCCTGCATCATTGAAAAACTGTGTTCATTACATTATGGATTAGTTTTAGAAGCAAAAGGCATAAAGGAACACTTTTGGAAGCCATATATTCGGAAACTTTTTGACAAAAAG cttttaaaaggaaaagatgaaaatctgaCTGGATTTCTAGATCCTGGGAACTTTGGAGATAGCTT CAAAGCTATCAACAAGGCCTACGAGGAGTATGTTTTGTCAGTAGGAAATCTTGATGAGCGAATATTTCTTGGGGAGGATGCAGATGAAGAAATTGGAACTCTTACAAGGTGCTTAAATACAACTTCAGGAatggaaacagctgaaagaGTACAAGTGAAGCATAATTTGCAGCAGCACTTTGACAGG tcCAAATCACTTAGGATTACAACCCCACTTACTGGCCGCAAGTATATCAAAGAGAGCAACCCATATGTGACACCTGTTTCCATAGCAACATACAGTTTGAGCCGCCTTCATACGATGCTGGCAGGACTGAAAAATGCCCCCAGTGAAAATCTGGAGCAAATACTCAG ggcatGTTCCAGAGATCCTTCTCAATCTATTGCAAACAGAGTAAAAGAAATGTATGAAGTATACTGCCAGAGCATGCAGTCTGAAGGagaattcagtaatttttccaAAG ATGTTGCTAGTAAGCATTTTCGTCGTGCTGAGGTGCTATACTACAAGGTCTTGGAGTCAGTCATTGAGCAAGAGAGGAGGAGACTGGGAGACACTGACTTATCT GCAATACTGGAACAAGATGTGTTTCATAGATCTCTGCTGGCATGTTGCCTTGAGATAATTACCTTTACATATAAGCCACCTGGAAACTTCCCAttcatcactgaaatatttgacaTTCCAGTTTATCATTTTTATAAG GTAATTGAGGTTTTCATTAGAGCAGAGGACGGCCTTTGTCGGGAAGTAGTAAAACACCTTAATCATATTGAAGAACAGATCTTGGAAAGTATGGCATGGAAACAGGAATCCATATTGTGGGACAGAATCAgagataatgaaaacaaagttcCTAGTTGCGAAGAG gtAATGCCACCTCACTATTTTGAGAGATCTGCTGCGAACAGTGTTGTAGGTTCACCATTGACACCAAGACGAATAAATGAGGTTCGTGCTGAAACTGGAGGATTAGGAAAAG GCCTTTCATCCTCTCCCACTACCCTGTATGACAGATACAGTTCTCCTACAGCCAATCCTACAAGGAGAAGACTGTTTGTTGATAATGATAATACCTCTGACAGTGGAACTCCAGTAAGAGTTTCCCAACAGCCCGTGGTAAATACGGTGCCTGTGCAGAACATGAATCCTGAAGCAATGTCAGTAACTCCAGTGCCCGGCCAGACACTGGTTACAGTGGCAACTGCCACCGTAACAGCCAACAATGGGCAAACTGTGACAATACCAGTACAAG GTATTGCCAATGAAAATGGAGGAATAACTTTCTTCCCGGTCCAAGTAAATGTAGGTACCCAGCCTCAAGCTGTTTCTGGTCCCATTCAGCCTCTCAGTGCCCAGACTCTTGCTGGTACCCTGAACACTCAGATGACTGGGGCAACATTGCAGTTACCAGGCCAGTTAACTGTTCAGCAGATCTCTCCTGCAGAGCAAAGACAAACCCAACAATTTACCACTGCCATGTCCATCAGGCCTCGGAAGATGGGCTCACTTTCACTCTTCTTTAGAAAG GTGTATCATTTAGCTAGTGTTCGTCTGAGAGATCTCTGTGTCAAACTCGATATATCTGATGAACTGCGGAAGAAGATCTGGACATGTTTTGAGTATTCCTTGGTGCACTGCCCTGAAATCATGATGGATAGACATTTGGATCAGCTGCTGATGTGTGCCATCTATGTAATGGCTAAG GTTACTAAGGAAGACAGATCATTTCAGAATATTATGCGCTGTTATCGGACACAACCACAAGCCAAGAGTCAT gTATATCGCAGTGTCCTGAtaaaaggcaggaggagacgACGACGCTCTGGCAGCAGTGACAGCAGTAGCCAGCAGAACTCACCTACAGACAGAAgtaaagagagaaacaaagaaagaa CTAGCAGAGACTCCAGTCCAGTCATGCGAtccagcagcaccctgcctgtACCACATCCCAACAGCGCTCCCCCTACTCCAACCCGACTGACGGGTGCCAACAGTGACACTGAGGAGGAAGAGCGAGGGGACCTTATACAATTCTACAACAACATGTATATCGAGCAGATTAAAGAATTTGCTCTGAAGTATACTTCAAATGCG ACTGATTCTCCTCCGCTCTCGCCCTACCCATTTGTAAGGATTGGCTCCCCTCGCAGAATACAGCTGTCCCAGAATCACCCAGTGTACATCTCGCCACACAAAAACGAGCCTACTCTCTCTCCTCGAGAGAAAATATTCtattatttcagcagcagcccATCAAAG